In a single window of the Neospora caninum Liverpool complete genome, chromosome VIIa genome:
- a CDS encoding putative KH domain containing protein — MERQQDNGFPGFLSPKQSYSSLPSTAGQGVPAERLQSDIRSPGFPPATAYPAFPRSPAANGSHGASTVFYGLGNLSNMSNFIGSTNQLRSTAYSLLDSGRSASSGESDPFFSSSGTGGGHPNNSLLFSAAGSSCLSSPQRLGVYSSVRPQCPPPPVATSQKNSPVASTAPTPSPLTQSQKQPSSPPSSPALANEYPGLTQPNMYGRSLGDPFHQENAPRQEHTSQPQLGQHPRAASPLATPLRPHATSAHHPDHYVRSSCLPGSDCQEVDAEPYGEGQAERLWNFSSRGSLSFDDLIAQVQKLLQSNSTSSSASSASTPRRPSGRLGETVDMPWENKPMDNRSIWARRPMLGRPPIQQQGIQEGRENVERGDEEYSGCCVGQLDLHALQGAATQSVQPYRPVGDSSSPREPVNEGVNQNSASYIDPQALAVLQELHRTAVQQRMWEANLAVLRQENADLQNRITLMEETQSFLKQQNQSLRAAQHSAEASSHGAAKSILGVGRPATNKSATNRLIAPSGYQGPDQIQSAPNPSTPIIKGSDKISVEQFLLSFPFTLTQDYPHAILKFCADHNLVVKLLGYHGKRVELLERQYCCRIQTSAQASSFPGYPNGRCVLFTGPLVSLLRACADLYAVVDTSSPGLRTNIEGYRVCLVVPGDFVGRLLRSNCAGLHALQEAGGKAVHIALGNLCVIMRGNYSERVLLIDGNIEGVCQVLESAAAQLQDFLRRFSGGQGGAGGGGSEHLATRYEFLEYPKRIELHLST, encoded by the exons ATGGAACGCCAGCAGGATAACGGCTTTCCTGGTTTTTTGTCCCCGAAACAGTCTTACTCTTCCTTGCCTTCGACTGCAGGACAAGGAGTTCCAGCGGAACGTCTCCAGTCAGATATACGAAGCCCAGGATTCCCACCTGCTACAGCTTACCCGGCTTTCCCCCGTTCCCCCGCTGCCAATGGCTCGCACGGTGCCAGTACAGTTTTTTATGGCTTGGGAAATTTGTCTAACATGTCGAATTTCATTGGTAGTACAAACCAGCTCCGCTCGACCGCGTATTCGCTTCTCGACTCGGGTCGGAGTGCTTCATCAGGCGAGAGTGATCCGTTTTTTTCATCATCAGGCACGGGGGGGGGTCACCCGAACAATTCCCTCTTGTTCAGTGCCGCGGGATCAAGTTGTTTATCTTCCCCACAGCGCCTTGGGGTTTATTCCTCCGTCCGTCCACAGTGTCCCCCTCCGCCTGTGGCAACATCCCAGAAGAATAGCCCGGTTGCTTCGACAGCGCCGACACCGTCGCCATTAACACAGTCTCAAAAACagccctcgtcgccgccgtcaTCTCCAGCACTAGCGAACGAGTACCCCGGTCTAACGCAGCCGAATATGTACGGGCGATCTTTGGGAGACCCGTTTCACCAGGAGAATGCTCCTCGGCAGGAGCACACGTCGCAACCGCAACTAGGACAGCATCCCAGGGCAGCAAGCCCGCTGGCTACTCCATTACGTCCTCACGCGACGTCAGCTCATCATCCGGATCATTATGTACGCAGCTCTTGCTTGCCAGGAAGCGATTGCCAAGAAGTTGATGCAGAACCATATGGCGAAGGGCAGGCTGAACGGCTGTGGAACTTCAGCAGTAGAGGTTCCCTTTCGTTTGACGATCTAATCGCCCAGGTCCAGAAGTTGCTCCAGTCGAACTCCACATCTtcatctgcctcttctgcATCGACACCTCGTCGTCCTAGTGGCCGCCTCGGTGAGACAGTAGACATGCCGTGGGAGAATAAGCCTATGGATAATAGAAGTATATGGGCGAGACGACCAATGCTAGGTAGACCACCTATACAACAACAGGGAATCCAAGAAGGTAGAGAAAATGTGGAGCGAGGTGACGAAGAGTACTCCGGATGTTGCGTCGGACAACTGGACCTTCATGCGTTACAAGGAG CGGCGACTCAGTCCGTGCAGCCTTATCGGCCTGTGGGCGATTCCTCCAGTCCTCGTGAGCCCGTTAATGAAG GTGTCAACCAAAATTCAGCATCATATATCGATCCGCAGGCGTTGGCAGTGCTTCAGGAGTTGCATCGAACGGCAGTACAGCAGAGAATGTGGGAAGCAAACCTCGCAGTTTTGCGGCAGGAAAATGCGGATTTACAGAACAGAATCACCCTTATGGAGGAAACCCAAAGCTTCTTGAAGCAACAGAATCAGAGTCTCCGAGCGGCGCAACACTCGGCAGAAGCGTCCTCCCATGGAGCAGCGAAGTCGATCTTGGGTGTTGGTCGGCCGGCAACAAACAAATCAGCCACAAACAGACTAATTGCTCCCTCTGGCTACCAGGGACCGGATCAGATTCAGAGTGCTCCAAATCCATCCACACCCATTATCAAAGGGTCCGACAAGATCTCAGTGGAGCAATTTTTGCTAAG CTTCCCTTTTACACTGACTCAAGACTATCCTCACGCCATTCTCAAGTTCTGCGCCGACCACAACTTGGTAGTTAAGCTTCTGGGTTACCATGGAAAACGGGTAGAGCTTCTTGAGCGCCAGTATTGCTGCCGCATCCAGACCTCAGCACAGGCGTCCTCGTTTCCAGGTTATCCGAATGGCCGATGCGTTCTATTCACCGGCCCGCTGGTTTCGTTACTTCGAGCGTGCGCCGATTTGTATGCGGTAGTCGACACCTCCAGTCCTGGACTGCGGACTAACATTGAAGGCTATCGAGTATGTTTAGTTGTCCCAGGGGATTTTGTTGGGCGTCTTTTACGAAGCAACTGTGCTGGACTGCACGCCCTTCAAGAAGCAGGTGGAAAGGCCGTTCACATCGCGCTTGGGAATCTCTGTGTCATAATGAGGGGCAACTACTCGGAGAGGGTCCTTTTGATTGATGGGAATATTGAGGGCGTTTGTCAAGTTCTTGAATCTGCTGCAGCACAGTTGCAGGACTTCTTGCGAAGATTTTCAGGCGGACAAGGAGGTGCAGGAGGAGGGGGATCCGAACACCTGGCGACTCGGTATGAGTTCCTTGAGTACCCGAAAAGAATTGAGCTCCATCTGTCCACGTGA